Part of the Onthophagus taurus isolate NC chromosome 11, IU_Otau_3.0, whole genome shotgun sequence genome is shown below.
ATCCACAAGATCAATACCAAAATCAACAATCTCACAATCAACAGCctcaatttcaaaatcaaCAGTCTCAATACCAAAATCAACAGTCGCAATATCAAAATTCACaatctttatatttaaatcaaCAACCCAGTCAAGTCCAATATCAGAATCAACAACCCCAATATCCAAATCATCAACCGCAATATTCGCAAGAACAATCATCACAACCGATTCAAGTGTCCTATCAAAGGCCAGAAAATTTAGGCCACCTTCCCCCCATCACCAAAAATCCCAATGATATAGTAAACTCTGAGATGTATTCGGAAGGTGGTCAATCTCAAAATCGCGCACCACCCACAAAATATGTTAAAGGATCTCATTTCATTGATGTTGGAAACCTTGGGGAGTACAACGAATTTGGAAATGATTTCGAAGGCGGGTACAATCATTTCGGGGGATTCAATGGATTTGAAAGTGGAAAGTACGGAGGATTTGATGGCGGAAAGTTTGGAAGTTTTAGCAGCTTCGATAATTCTTTCGAAGATAGTCCAAGTAGTGCTTTAACATCTTTTAAATTAGGAACGAAACCAAAGGGTACCTTAAAATTATCAGGATCTGTGGGTTCCTCAAAAAGGACTCGGTACAACAGAGGAGGATCCATCGCAGGAATTAGACGCCCAACACGATTTGTCTTAAGTAGTTAAGATATTTCAAAGGAATTTTTCCtgtgatacaaaaaaattcattttctttttgttatgcttgtgtaatttttgtatttatttttgtttaattttttaagttttgatgtattgttgttataataaagtaaatgaaattggttgatgatatttgtttatctataagaCTTTATCTcttcaaatcaagaaatttatTCGATAACCTTCATGGTTTGCTGATTATCTGTTTCAATATACGTTGCAAATTTGCTGCAAATTATTTGGTTTTAACACATAGATGCGGTTACACGATTTCTATTCCGAGCCATCTGTTCATTAAACTTGtagctttttttaattaatttgagaaACTTTATTGGTTTAATAGCGTtgataaaacgtttttaatcgTCTCGATGATTAAATAATAGTCGAAATACCAAGTAGAAGTGAAAGGGTTTGACAAATTTCCATGACTTGTTTTTATCTATGGTTACCCGACTTTTTAGTATTCAATTATTCACCGAGAGTGGGCTGTTCTATATAACTTTGTGGTCTATTGGAATCGTTATCAAATCTTGGTGTGAGTGCTTTTAAACAACATGGTGCTATTGTTTATggtaataaaaagtaaaattttgtgtgatttttttaaattaaagtgaaacttgttttgttgTTGTAGATTCTTTTCGTAATATTTTCCAACGTAGCGTTGGGTCAATATAACGATAAAGATGAGAATAAAAATCAAGCTAGTCCAAGTAAATACGgtggtgaatttttaaagGCGACGGACAAAAATGATGGTTATATCCAACAAACAAATCTtcctaattttttgtttgtttcgaATAACGATGAAAATCCAAATCCGGGTCCTCAAATGTTTATACCTCCGCAAATAGCAAGAATAAGTGAATTTCGTGCCCCAGatcaattcaaatttgttcCTCCAGAAGACCAACAATATCGACCAAGACATATTGACCACCAACAACCTCCAGTACTTTTTGATCAACCCGAATTTGCAGTTATTGAACCTATTGTGCCGATAAGACCGCAATATCCGCATTATTTACGTGAAATCCTTAAACAACAAGGTTACATTATTGTTGAGCAAGAACAAGTACCCAGATTGCAAGTTGGAAAAGAAGACTCCGAAGAATTAATCGATGATAACCAATTACCGCCgattaccaaaaataattttaataattttggaaGAAACAGTCGATTTGATAACGGGGATGTTGAACTTATTTATGGCTCGAGTAAATTAGTTCCAAAAACGCTTTTAAAAGGGATTCGAAAGGTTCGAGGTGTTAGAAGGTTGAGATAAATTACTCAAATTTCTGTGATAAAGTtattgttgtatttatttatttcgtggaacaataaaatgttttaatctaAACCCAATCATCCCAAAATAAAGATTAAGTCTTAAAAACGAATACAAATGTAGCGTTTAATATCGATTTCACGGCACAGATTTCTATTTTACACGCTTAAAATgaacaactttttatttatttactttggttcattagaaattataaatttattgcgAATAAgatatttaagtaataataacttaattatttttaattagattttCACCAAATTATATGAATATCTTCATTAACACCGTTCTTTCTTTTATGAATCTTTTTAACTTTCCTATTAACTaccattttatcttttaatttaatcacaaTTGGAACGGAATTTGGCACAGAAAATTTAATCCTGTCTAAATCTGGATGCTTAAGTTGCTTTTGGTTGGAATAATCGTGATGTAAAGATGATTTTACTGGATGAAATTTTTGGGGTGAATCcaaattattttgttcttCATTGTTTTGCTCAACTTGTTTATGATTATTAGATGATTGGtctaaattattttggtttctattaataaaaagttgattTGCTATAACATTCCCAACTGTTCTTTGTAACGTAGCTTGTGGAATCGCTACTGAAACAACAGCCATATCATCTTGATTTAAAGGAATTTGAGCAGAAACTGCGTTAATTAATTCGTTAGTTATTTGATTGCTAATTTGATGGTTGAGGAGATTTGCGACTTGGTTGTTGACATTTGTTTGTTGACCAAATGTAACAAGTCTCGTTTGTACGTTACTTcctgtattattatttttggtgtaattACGTGCAGTTTCTTCatcaatatcttttagttttgataataatttgtCTTCGTATATTTGTTGGACCATGGATTCATCTAAATCTAATTCTAAGATGCCGAAAGATTCTGTTTGAAGATGTCTCTTTTTCATTTCATCTAGAGGTGTAGTATAAATAACATTGAGTAGGTATATGGCAATGAAACCCGCTGAGTACACCGACtgaaagtaataaaaagaaaactggtTGGCAGATGGTAGAGGGCCATATAAGTTTACTTACCGGAGTTAACTGCATTTTTCCACGAATTGGTAGACACTGTGTTAGCGGAGATGGAATCTCTCGATATATAAGGCTTTTTTAGTTGTACCTTACTTTCGccaattttctatttaaactATGTGTTTAGTGGTAATTAAGAATAATTCTTTCATGCATACAAAAACAGGGGGAGGATACTGCGTTATTAATTGGATAAATTTTGTATCCCATTTAAGATAATTAAGAAGTCACTATTAGtgcaaaaataatatattattattggaaTATGTAAATTTAGCATTTTTACAACAGCTTCTATCACAGTATTAAAAAACTACagtaattataaacaaaatcattttccagtcttctttttaatgttttgatCCATATCCACCCCCGAATCCTCCTCCATTGCCTCCTCCAAATCCACCATCCCCATTTCCGCCTCCACCTCCTCCTCCATGTCCTCCCCCGAATCCACCACCTCCTCCACCAAAGCCACCTCCACCGCCTCCAAATCCTCCATTTCCTCCACCTCCTCCACCGAATCCGCCGCCAccacctcctcctcctccaACATACACAGGTTGAGGAACTGGTATTATAACAGTATTTGGAACTCTAACAGGGACTGGTTGTGGTACAACCACTTGATAGGGCTGAGGAACCGGAACATGGACCGGAACTTGAACTGGTACTTTGACTTGAGTGGGAACAGCAACATGTACTGTTCTTGTTACTGTAACTGGTACAGGTCTCGGAACCACTATGTGCTGTGCAACTGGTACTGCAACTGGTACAGGTCTTGGTATTGGAATGTGGATGTGTTGCGGTATTGGAACCGGAACTGGACGAGTTATGGTTACCGGTTGTGGAATAGGAACGGGTACATTTACAGTTTGGGTTACTTCGCTAATGGTAGCTCCACCACCGCCTCCAccacctcctcctcctcctcctcctccacCTCCAAATCCCCCATTTCCTCCAAATCCTCCTCCACCTCCTCCAAAACCTCCTCCACCTCCTCCGAATCCTCCTCCACCTCCTCCAAATCCACCTCCCCCAAATCCTCCACCCCCTCCTAATCCACCTCCACCATGTCCACCCCCACCAAATCCACCTCCATTTCCTCCAAATCCACCACCATTTCCTCCAAATCCCCCTCCACCCCCTCCATGGCCTCCACCAAAATCACCACCACCATTTCCTCCACCCCCTGACGAGATACCTCGTGGAATCCTCTTATTTGCTTCATCTTTCGAATAACCAATTTGACTTatagttaatattaaaaataaaacctaataaaaaataacacaaaaaaaattaattaatattacgtaatataaaattaacaatttcctatttaaatagaaaagtacctttaatttaatttgtggTTGCATCTTGAGGAATCTCACTTTCTTGTAATGACGATTT
Proteins encoded:
- the LOC111414407 gene encoding vacuolar protein-sorting-associated protein 36-like, with product MKVLQITIFVVVFAEGILGQYDNHRNAFNAPKSIERGFAPVNSYFEKDSSSSSSYENPSYGHPNSNYQQPPQILFMPQAQALTAEPPQYGPPQVPEAISNYLATVAQKYGGPSTQNFQDPTKQGPQVFVPPQMQKQSPFQAPDQYQFVPPDLQSFQQPTHQYQQAPVQFNQPEFANIQPAVPQYPQDQYQNQQSHNQQPQFQNQQSQYQNQQSQYQNSQSLYLNQQPSQVQYQNQQPQYPNHQPQYSQEQSSQPIQVSYQRPENLGHLPPITKNPNDIVNSEMYSEGGQSQNRAPPTKYVKGSHFIDVGNLGEYNEFGNDFEGGYNHFGGFNGFESGKYGGFDGGKFGSFSSFDNSFEDSPSSALTSFKLGTKPKGTLKLSGSVGSSKRTRYNRGGSIAGIRRPTRFVLSS
- the LOC111414414 gene encoding uncharacterized protein, with protein sequence MVLLFMILFVIFSNVALGQYNDKDENKNQASPSKYGGEFLKATDKNDGYIQQTNLPNFLFVSNNDENPNPGPQMFIPPQIARISEFRAPDQFKFVPPEDQQYRPRHIDHQQPPVLFDQPEFAVIEPIVPIRPQYPHYLREILKQQGYIIVEQEQVPRLQVGKEDSEELIDDNQLPPITKNNFNNFGRNSRFDNGDVELIYGSSKLVPKTLLKGIRKVRGVRRLR
- the LOC111414412 gene encoding uncharacterized protein, whose translation is MQLTPSVYSAGFIAIYLLNVIYTTPLDEMKKRHLQTESFGILELDLDESMVQQIYEDKLLSKLKDIDEETARNYTKNNNTGSNVQTRLVTFGQQTNVNNQVANLLNHQISNQITNELINAVSAQIPLNQDDMAVVSVAIPQATLQRTVGNVIANQLFINRNQNNLDQSSNNHKQVEQNNEEQNNLDSPQKFHPVKSSLHHDYSNQKQLKHPDLDRIKFSVPNSVPIVIKLKDKMVVNRKVKKIHKRKNGVNEDIHIIW
- the LOC111414386 gene encoding pupal cuticle protein 36-like — translated: GGGHGGGGGGFGGNGGGFGGNGGGFGGGGFGGNGGFGGGGGGGGGGGGGGGGATISEVTQTVNVPVPIPQPVTITRPVPVPIPQHIHIPIPRPVPVAVPVAQHIVVPRPVPVTVTRTVHVAVPTQVKVPVQVPVHVPVPQPYQVVVPQPVPVRVPNTVIIPVPQPVYVGGGGGGGGGFGGGGGGNGGFGGGGGGFGGGGGGFGGGHGGGGGGGNGDGGFGGGNGGGFGGGYGSKH